In Bacteriovorax sp. Seq25_V, the following are encoded in one genomic region:
- a CDS encoding DUF6178 family protein, which translates to MTKDSKTKLPTAPSSSTNVIDLVLKESRAYTSMELIESYIGEEKSLANIPIQPLYVSLRSLPIELKCHALSLMTKEQREVVYDLDLWKKDEIDVNEFQNWVRVAALSPDDKIRFEFAHGVEFALFIKGKFNIWTFDAEDPEYPDHDYYFLTEDNLLLFEYDETCDIVDETKTLIRELYYELGVEKAYQYLFTIVSDGFMSLSEQEYSQKKGRLSDFGFVDYFDALEVLSPLPSVSHIDLFINKKEALTGEIDNIGRLQTLHQNSLVAFEQDHVRISEELAKVSEEKRFHFLHFNFIRLINSNLEFHGLLKDSPIAMTRVGKATRNLVNLGINYIRGTREFGETSVFDVFDFVDVHRVGLSLISVVQKRLKKHLRLTNLDDSDEKFLGNYFETFLDDLFAIEAKYKGVSEQSDAITEKSQWEKVNRDANLLVSLLPFMKSFKEAFEALSSEGRLSNSYYLNYDIDSIDFEALILSSFVNFSLDKFKKEETQKMGVTVTELKSFYGRFLGESVSDDLLQAKISAFIQAFGLAEINEVDKYILILINEHLGGYNLEELEESEFKHVGGPIIFNTLS; encoded by the coding sequence ATGACCAAAGACAGTAAAACAAAGTTGCCAACGGCACCAAGTAGTTCAACTAATGTGATCGATCTCGTTTTAAAAGAGTCCAGGGCCTACACTTCGATGGAGCTAATCGAATCTTATATTGGAGAAGAGAAGTCTCTAGCAAATATTCCTATTCAACCTCTTTATGTTTCTCTACGTTCATTGCCGATTGAATTAAAGTGTCACGCACTTTCTTTAATGACTAAGGAGCAGAGGGAAGTTGTTTACGATCTTGATCTATGGAAGAAAGACGAGATTGATGTTAACGAATTTCAAAACTGGGTACGAGTAGCTGCACTTTCTCCTGATGATAAAATTCGTTTTGAATTTGCTCATGGGGTTGAGTTTGCATTATTTATAAAAGGAAAGTTTAATATTTGGACATTCGATGCGGAAGATCCTGAATATCCTGATCATGATTATTACTTCTTAACTGAAGATAACCTGCTTCTTTTTGAATATGATGAAACATGTGACATCGTGGATGAAACAAAGACCCTTATTCGTGAACTGTATTATGAACTAGGGGTAGAGAAGGCATATCAATATCTTTTCACAATTGTTTCTGATGGTTTTATGTCTCTTTCAGAGCAAGAGTATTCACAGAAAAAAGGTCGTCTTAGTGATTTTGGTTTCGTAGATTACTTCGACGCACTTGAAGTTCTATCTCCGTTACCGTCTGTATCTCACATTGATCTCTTTATTAATAAGAAAGAAGCTCTTACAGGCGAAATTGACAATATTGGAAGACTTCAAACTCTTCATCAGAACTCACTAGTCGCATTTGAGCAAGATCACGTAAGAATCTCAGAGGAGCTAGCTAAGGTTAGTGAAGAGAAGAGATTTCATTTTCTTCACTTTAATTTCATTCGACTGATAAATTCTAATCTTGAATTTCATGGACTTTTAAAAGATAGTCCAATTGCAATGACAAGAGTAGGAAAGGCGACTCGAAATCTTGTTAATCTGGGTATTAACTATATTCGCGGAACAAGAGAGTTTGGCGAAACTAGTGTTTTTGATGTTTTTGATTTTGTTGATGTTCATCGCGTGGGTCTCTCTCTCATTAGTGTTGTCCAAAAAAGATTAAAGAAGCATTTGCGATTAACTAATCTAGATGACTCAGATGAAAAATTTTTAGGGAATTATTTTGAAACTTTTCTTGATGACCTTTTTGCAATTGAAGCAAAATATAAAGGTGTGTCTGAACAGTCTGATGCTATCACTGAAAAGTCTCAGTGGGAAAAAGTAAATAGGGATGCAAATCTTCTTGTTTCACTTCTTCCTTTTATGAAGAGTTTTAAAGAAGCATTTGAGGCCCTGAGTAGTGAAGGACGACTATCAAATTCTTATTACCTTAATTACGATATCGATAGTATTGATTTTGAAGCGCTAATTCTTTCAAGTTTTGTGAATTTCTCTCTTGATAAATTCAAGAAAGAAGAGACTCAAAAGATGGGAGTTACTGTGACAGAGCTCAAATCATTTTATGGAAGATTCCTAGGGGAGTCTGTTAGCGATGATTTGTTACAGGCCAAAATTTCGGCCTTTATTCAGGCCTTTGGATTAGCTGAGATTAATGAAGTTGATAAGTACATACTAATACTGATCAATGAACATTTAGGTGGGTACAACCTCGAGGAACTTGAGGAATCTGAATTCAAGCATGTCGGTGGCCCTATTATTTTCAATACTTTATCCTAG
- a CDS encoding LysR family transcriptional regulator has protein sequence MDYRYVKAFVLTARHLSFSKAADILKIAQSAVSRQVKLLEESIGEELIIRSSKKVVLTEKGKEFYAACEHFDRISNEIFDKEDTRQLKVGILSGLLKTWFTPILLRYYKKYNRNMHIHIGDQPELLKGIELGNFDIIFSTENLQTDLVSSLKLFDEKLVLISKEAVNRKKLHEYRWIVYSEGDNLFKLSKKRSEQIIMVENISTIVQLAKNGVGIAVIPDHVIKKTDSIVIEELPGLKSPGIYMTSLNYKNQPQFLKEILSVI, from the coding sequence ATGGATTATCGCTACGTCAAAGCATTCGTACTTACAGCAAGACACCTTAGCTTTTCAAAGGCCGCTGACATTTTAAAGATTGCTCAGTCAGCCGTCTCAAGACAAGTAAAACTTCTTGAAGAGTCTATTGGTGAAGAGCTTATTATTCGCTCAAGTAAGAAAGTTGTTTTGACAGAAAAGGGGAAGGAATTCTACGCGGCCTGTGAACACTTTGATCGTATCTCTAACGAAATATTTGACAAGGAAGATACAAGACAACTTAAAGTTGGAATCCTAAGTGGACTTTTAAAAACATGGTTCACACCTATCCTTCTTCGCTACTACAAGAAATATAATCGTAATATGCACATCCATATTGGCGATCAGCCAGAACTATTAAAAGGTATCGAGCTTGGTAACTTTGATATTATTTTCTCAACAGAGAATCTTCAGACTGATCTTGTAAGTTCTTTGAAACTTTTTGATGAGAAACTTGTGCTGATCAGTAAAGAAGCAGTAAACCGCAAAAAACTTCACGAGTACCGCTGGATCGTTTATTCAGAGGGTGATAATCTTTTCAAGCTTAGCAAGAAAAGAAGTGAGCAAATAATTATGGTTGAAAATATCTCAACGATTGTTCAACTTGCAAAAAATGGTGTGGGAATTGCTGTTATTCCTGATCACGTTATCAAGAAAACGGATTCAATTGTTATTGAAGAGCTTCCAGGACTAAAGAGCCCTGGGATCTACATGACTTCACTTAACTATAAGAACCAGCCTCAATTTCTAAAAGAAATCTTGAGCGTTATTTAA
- a CDS encoding iron-sulfur cluster assembly accessory protein — MTQTRSVNKIDADLIVPPKVTLTDRAMQQLMLMIENDFTLAGKYFRLLISGKGCEGFTYSVGFTDRKDDDMLVKVTNEQDLEVLVDPFAAFYLGETVIDYVLDIENNNEGFTVTNLDQKKYFGKFWRKREDLVPPMVNQ, encoded by the coding sequence ATCTTATTGTTCCTCCAAAAGTTACTCTTACAGACAGAGCGATGCAACAGCTAATGTTGATGATTGAAAATGACTTTACCCTAGCTGGTAAGTACTTTCGTCTTCTGATCTCTGGAAAAGGATGTGAGGGTTTCACATACTCTGTAGGTTTCACTGATAGAAAAGATGACGATATGTTAGTTAAAGTAACAAATGAGCAGGATCTTGAAGTTCTTGTTGATCCATTCGCTGCTTTTTACTTAGGTGAAACGGTTATCGATTACGTCCTTGATATTGAAAATAATAATGAAGGATTCACTGTAACGAATCTTGATCAGAAGAAATACTTTGGAAAGTTCTGGAGAAAAAGAGAAGATCTTGTTCCACCAATGGTTAACCAATAA